A DNA window from Arachis hypogaea cultivar Tifrunner chromosome 18, arahy.Tifrunner.gnm2.J5K5, whole genome shotgun sequence contains the following coding sequences:
- the LOC112771261 gene encoding probable choline kinase 2 isoform X1: MGVLIPANLALNFFVLDKSLVLIGCSAEMVIKIVELLKGFASHEEIMEILATVAVDLGDVIDVSFLQVKPLKGAMTNEVFEINWPAKSDGHLRRVQVRLYGKGVEVFFNREDEIQTFESMSKHGQGPCLLGRFATGRVEELIHARFHVIRIRTETCRKKVRSLEQMNGNLLLELVQEEFMHIWLMDADSCPFFKKEFS; the protein is encoded by the exons ATGGGGGTTCTTATACCAGCGAATTTAGCTCTGAATTTCTTTGTATTAG ACAAATCTTTGGTATTGATTGGTTGTTCAGCAGAGATGGTAATAAAAATAGTTGAATTGCTGAAAGGCTTCGCATCTcatgaagagattatggagattCTTGCCACAGTGGCTGTAGATTTGGGGGATGTCATCGATGTGAGTTTCTTGCAGGTCAAACCTTTGAAGGGAGCAATGACTAATGAGGTTTTTGAGATAAACTGGCCAGCCAAAAGTGATGGCCATCTCAGAAGGGTTCAAGTCCGATTATACGGCAAAGGTGTTGAGGTTTTCTTCAACAGGGAGGATGAAATACAAACTTTTGAGAGCATGTCAAAGCACGGTCAGGGTCCATGCCTTCTTGGCCGGTTTGCCACTGGTCGAGTTGAGGAGTTAATTCATGCCAGA TTCCATGTGATCAGAATTCGAACTGAAACCTGTAGGAAAAAG GTGAGAAGCTTGGAGCAGATGAACGGAAATCTCCTTCTTGAACTT GTTCAAGAAGAATTCATGCACATATGGCTGATGGATGCTGATTCATGtccattttttaagaaagaaTTCAGTTAA
- the LOC112771261 gene encoding probable choline kinase 2 isoform X2 has product MVIKIVELLKGFASHEEIMEILATVAVDLGDVIDVSFLQVKPLKGAMTNEVFEINWPAKSDGHLRRVQVRLYGKGVEVFFNREDEIQTFESMSKHGQGPCLLGRFATGRVEELIHARFHVIRIRTETCRKKVRSLEQMNGNLLLELVQEEFMHIWLMDADSCPFFKKEFS; this is encoded by the exons ATGGTAATAAAAATAGTTGAATTGCTGAAAGGCTTCGCATCTcatgaagagattatggagattCTTGCCACAGTGGCTGTAGATTTGGGGGATGTCATCGATGTGAGTTTCTTGCAGGTCAAACCTTTGAAGGGAGCAATGACTAATGAGGTTTTTGAGATAAACTGGCCAGCCAAAAGTGATGGCCATCTCAGAAGGGTTCAAGTCCGATTATACGGCAAAGGTGTTGAGGTTTTCTTCAACAGGGAGGATGAAATACAAACTTTTGAGAGCATGTCAAAGCACGGTCAGGGTCCATGCCTTCTTGGCCGGTTTGCCACTGGTCGAGTTGAGGAGTTAATTCATGCCAGA TTCCATGTGATCAGAATTCGAACTGAAACCTGTAGGAAAAAG GTGAGAAGCTTGGAGCAGATGAACGGAAATCTCCTTCTTGAACTT GTTCAAGAAGAATTCATGCACATATGGCTGATGGATGCTGATTCATGtccattttttaagaaagaaTTCAGTTAA